In Kiritimatiellia bacterium, a single window of DNA contains:
- a CDS encoding LacI family DNA-binding transcriptional regulator, translated as MTLQEIARLAGTTKSTVSRVLSDSPRISDETKARVNAIVREHDFQPNYLARALARGRTGTLGVLASNISSGFFAEVMRGMDIAAGRNRGHLLVSIAHGDEDYFSLFDDLLTNGQVDGLVAIDPPMAIFGRALAPGHRPLVLCAARPPDRARTWDAVDSVTVDNARGMGRLVAHLAGRGARDIVHLAGPRNNFDARQRRAAFMSAARRLRIPKWRVLDGHLIREDGRDAIRKYFTAKGRRPGAFVAFNDSVALGVLAEIRNGARRRIAVTGWDNTPAAEALDLTSVEMPLTRLGEMSARLLLDRVEHEASAKAPGRHVILDLELKLRKSSRLSAGRKGGIR; from the coding sequence ATGACCTTGCAGGAAATAGCGCGGCTGGCCGGGACGACGAAGAGCACCGTCAGCCGGGTGCTCTCGGACAGCCCCCGCATCTCGGATGAAACCAAGGCCCGGGTCAACGCCATTGTCCGGGAACACGACTTCCAGCCGAATTACCTGGCCCGCGCCCTCGCCCGCGGCCGGACCGGCACCCTCGGCGTCCTCGCGAGCAACATCAGCAGCGGGTTCTTCGCCGAGGTCATGCGCGGCATGGATATCGCCGCGGGCCGGAACCGCGGCCACCTCCTGGTCTCCATCGCCCACGGCGACGAGGATTATTTCAGCCTCTTCGACGACCTGCTGACCAACGGGCAGGTGGACGGCCTCGTGGCGATCGATCCGCCGATGGCGATCTTCGGCCGGGCCCTGGCGCCCGGCCACCGGCCGCTCGTGCTCTGCGCCGCGCGTCCCCCGGACCGCGCTCGGACCTGGGACGCCGTGGACAGCGTAACCGTGGACAACGCGCGGGGCATGGGCCGGCTCGTGGCGCACCTGGCCGGGCGGGGGGCGCGTGACATCGTCCATCTCGCCGGCCCCCGCAATAACTTCGATGCGCGCCAGCGCCGCGCCGCCTTCATGAGCGCCGCGCGGCGGCTCCGGATCCCGAAGTGGCGCGTCCTCGACGGGCACCTGATCCGCGAGGATGGGCGGGACGCGATCCGGAAGTATTTCACGGCGAAAGGCCGCCGGCCCGGTGCCTTCGTGGCCTTCAACGATTCCGTCGCGCTCGGCGTGCTCGCGGAAATCCGGAACGGTGCGCGCCGCCGGATCGCGGTGACGGGCTGGGATAACACACCGGCGGCGGAGGCGCTCGACCTGACTTCGGTGGAGATGCCGCTGACCCGGTTGGGCGAGATGTCGGCGCGCCTGCTGCTGGATCGCGTGGAGCATGAAGCCTCCGCGAAAGCGCCGGGGCGGCATGTCATTCTGGATTTGGAGTTGAAGCTGCGCAAATCCTCGCGCCTCTCCGCGGGGAGGAAAGGCGGGATCCGATGA